The following coding sequences are from one Rutidosis leptorrhynchoides isolate AG116_Rl617_1_P2 chromosome 11, CSIRO_AGI_Rlap_v1, whole genome shotgun sequence window:
- the LOC139875719 gene encoding uncharacterized protein — MSVSLIIKETFTVISAYAPHTGLSDAEKKSFWELLDEVVRGCPADHRLIIGGDLNGHIGVEAEGYEGAHGGFGFGPRNEEGRSILKFAIAHEMVVANSFFKKRDAQLATFHSGGRSTQIDFLLLRKGELRTCRDCKVLPALTCSSQHQLLVMDLVTRGRVGRRARVVQPRVLWKNLHGANAETFRATVADRLRVEGDYVALTDVDQIWNRMASAIRDVAKETLGVAIGTSRAHKSSRESWWLNDDVQTKVALKQTRFRELITFGEGTPAERTRIEERYKEAKREAKKAVAIAKDKAYEDLYRKLNSKEGANDIYRIAKPRERRSRDLVNVKFIKNEAGQTIVKEDLIRNRWEEYFASLFCRERPERNGELHEVREYQNNCFCTRINQEEVRSSLRKMGRNKAVGPDQIPIEAWRCLGDEGVRWLTNLFNMTFRSAKMPMEWRLSEVIPIYKNKGDAQICSNYRGIKLLSHTMKLWERDVRR; from the exons atgtcggttagtcTAATTATTAAGGAGACTTTCACGGTCATAAGCGCATACGCACCTCACACGGGCTTAAGTGATGCGGAGAAGAAGAGTTTTTGGGAATTGTTAGATGAGGTAGTGAGGGGGTGCCCAGCGGACCATCGACTGATTATAGGGGGTGATCTGAATGGACACATAGGAGTGGAGGCAGAAGGTTACGAGGGAGCCCATGGGGGCTTTGGGTTTGGCCCTAGAAACGAAGAAGGGCGCTCAATCCTGAAGTTTGCCATTGCCCACGAGATGGTCGTAGCAAACTCTTTCTTCAAGAAGAGGGATGCTCAGTTAGCTACTTTTCATAGCGGGGGTCGTAGCACCCAGATTGACTTTTTGCTCCTCCGTAAAGGGGAACTTAGGACTTGTAGGGACTGTAAGGTCCTTCCAGCATTGACTTGCTCCTCCCAGCATCAATTGTTGGTCATGGACCTAGTCACTCGGGGAAGAGTTGGTAGGAGGGCCAGGGTTGTGCAACCTAGAGTCCTTTGGAAGAACCTGCATGGAGCGAATGCAGAGACTTTTAGAGCGACTGTTGCTGATAGATTGAGGGTAGAAGGGGATTACGTAGCCCTTACTGATGTAGATCAGATTTGGAACCGCATGGCGTCCGCTATCAGAGATGTGGCAAAAGAGACTTTAGGGGTGGCAATAGGGACATCGAGAGCCCATAAGAGTAGTAGAGAATCGTGGTGGCTTAATGACGATGTCCAAACAAAAGTCGCGTTAAAACAGacgaggtttagggagctcattactTTTGGAGAAGGGACACCTGCAGAGAGAACTAGGATAGAAGAAagatataaagaagctaaaagagaagcaAAGAAGGCCGTAGCTATTGCTAAAGACAAAGCATATGAAGATTTATATAGGAAACTAAACTCTAAAGAGGGAGCTAATGACATATATAGGATAGCTAAACCTAGGGAGCGAAGAAGCAGGGACTTGGTTAACGTCAAATTTATCAAGAATGAAGCGGGTCAAACTATAGTGAAAGAAGACCTTATTAGGAATAGATGGGAGGAGTATTTTGCATCCCTCTTCTGTAGGGAAAGACCCGAGCGGAACGGGGAACTCCATGAGGTTCGTGAGTATCAAAACAACTGTTTCTGTACGAGGATTAACCAGGAGGAAGTTAGATCGTCtctacgaaagatggggagaaacaaagcagtaggaccagACCAAATTCCGATTGAGGCATGGAGGTGCCTAGGAGATGAAGGGGTTAGATGGCTGACAAACCTTTTCAACATGACGTTTAGAAGCGCAaagatgcctatggaatggagacttagtgaggttattcccatttacaagaaTAAGGGAGATGCACAAATATGTAGTAATTATAGAGGCATAAAGTTACTTAGTCATacaatgaagctttgggagaga GACGTTCGTCGATAG